A portion of the Halobacillus ihumii genome contains these proteins:
- a CDS encoding glycosyltransferase family 4 protein, with amino-acid sequence MAKIKILQVGPLPPPIGGMSVFLNNLKKFKSNRYELSFFNIFPKKDRKLNKIFFNVFILLKFLWTIKKEQPEIIHIHTAAYRAFTKSMFFVKLAKWNKKKVILHIHSGMFVEFYNKSSSKRQQRINHTLHQCDQIICLSETWKDLFMHTFSVEEENYAVLPNAIFIEEFKEVEPLPPEEGKTILFVGKLIKIKGVLDIIEMAKRLKDNSEIKFLIMGDGPLKHVLEKAIDTHDLHMNMLGTLSGEQKIEQFERANLFLLPSYFEALGLSNLEGMAAGHVVLSTNVGAIPDIVRDDQEGYLFEAGDIQAFADKIVELDKETMQKIAKHNKEHAKQYDFSRLNENLEQVYDAFLNNRN; translated from the coding sequence ATGGCAAAAATCAAAATTTTACAAGTAGGACCTCTTCCCCCTCCTATTGGCGGGATGTCAGTATTTCTCAACAATCTAAAAAAGTTTAAAAGTAATCGCTATGAATTAAGCTTTTTTAATATTTTCCCTAAGAAAGACAGAAAACTTAATAAGATTTTCTTTAATGTCTTTATATTGCTCAAGTTTCTATGGACAATTAAGAAGGAGCAGCCGGAAATAATTCATATCCATACCGCGGCTTACCGGGCTTTTACAAAAAGCATGTTTTTCGTGAAGTTGGCAAAGTGGAATAAGAAGAAGGTCATTCTACATATTCATAGTGGTATGTTTGTTGAGTTTTATAACAAAAGCAGCAGCAAACGACAACAAAGGATAAATCATACCTTACATCAGTGTGATCAAATTATTTGTTTGTCTGAGACCTGGAAGGATTTATTTATGCATACGTTTTCTGTGGAGGAGGAGAACTATGCTGTATTGCCAAATGCTATTTTTATAGAGGAATTTAAGGAAGTAGAACCGTTACCACCTGAGGAAGGAAAAACAATCCTTTTTGTTGGTAAACTGATTAAAATTAAAGGAGTACTTGATATTATTGAGATGGCCAAACGGCTGAAAGACAACTCCGAAATCAAGTTTCTAATCATGGGAGACGGACCTTTGAAACATGTGTTAGAGAAGGCAATTGACACCCATGACTTACATATGAACATGCTGGGGACACTTTCGGGAGAACAAAAGATCGAACAATTCGAACGCGCTAATCTTTTCCTTCTCCCTTCTTACTTTGAAGCACTCGGACTATCTAACCTAGAAGGGATGGCTGCAGGACATGTGGTGCTGTCAACTAACGTTGGTGCGATTCCAGACATTGTCCGCGATGATCAAGAGGGATATTTATTTGAAGCTGGGGATATTCAAGCTTTTGCAGATAAAATAGTGGAGCTGGACAAGGAAACGATGCAAAAGATCGCAAAACATAATAAAGAGCATGCTAAGCAGTATGACTTTAGCAGACTAAACGAAAACCTTGAACAAGTATATGATGCCTTTTTAAACAATAGGAATTAG
- a CDS encoding CDP-glycerol glycerophosphotransferase family protein, protein MYLLTVRILFVVFKLSPQQRKTVFVSSFGDNILHTVEALRKQYSGNIVILKDGGCRYSYKEDSQTSVLSFDMKKPYAFILSIYHLATCEKVFVDNYFGFLAAADFRENVECIQLWHASGAVKRFGLKDPSILTRTKHANERFRKVYSKFDHVVVGSEKMADIFKESFGLSDTQILRTGVPRTDYFFKDEDNEDNEDIKARMEKKHPRIKGKKVILYAPTFRDNKLTDPDIQLNLKLMYENLQEDYVLLMRLHPAIRTKFMNSYPNFIIDVSTGEKINELLMITDLLITDYSSIPYEFSLLNKPMIFYSYDLEDYSRARGFWEDYHSMVPGPVAYTSEEIIEIILNEPYDMNVVSQFAQDWNQYSKGQSSQQLIQAIYGDAAEKEKVLLEQR, encoded by the coding sequence ATGTACTTGCTTACAGTAAGAATTTTATTTGTAGTGTTTAAATTGAGTCCCCAACAGAGGAAAACGGTGTTTGTTTCTTCTTTTGGGGATAATATTTTGCATACAGTTGAAGCCTTAAGGAAACAGTACAGTGGAAATATTGTCATTCTAAAGGACGGAGGTTGTCGTTATAGTTATAAAGAAGACTCCCAAACCTCCGTTCTTTCCTTTGACATGAAAAAGCCTTATGCTTTTATACTCTCAATCTATCATCTAGCTACTTGCGAAAAAGTATTTGTCGATAATTACTTTGGGTTCTTAGCTGCTGCTGATTTTCGTGAAAATGTAGAGTGCATCCAACTATGGCATGCCTCAGGTGCCGTAAAACGGTTCGGACTTAAAGACCCTTCCATCCTTACGAGAACAAAACATGCAAACGAGCGTTTTCGTAAGGTATATAGTAAATTTGATCATGTTGTAGTGGGATCTGAAAAAATGGCGGATATATTTAAAGAAAGTTTCGGGCTCTCCGACACTCAAATCTTGAGAACAGGTGTACCTCGAACCGATTATTTTTTTAAGGACGAGGATAACGAGGATAACGAGGATATCAAAGCTAGGATGGAGAAAAAACACCCTAGAATTAAAGGTAAAAAGGTTATTTTATATGCCCCGACTTTTCGGGACAATAAATTAACCGATCCAGATATTCAATTAAATTTAAAGTTAATGTATGAGAATCTACAGGAAGACTATGTACTTCTTATGCGGCTTCATCCGGCAATAAGGACAAAATTCATGAACTCTTATCCTAACTTTATCATTGATGTTTCTACAGGTGAGAAAATAAATGAACTATTAATGATTACGGATTTATTAATAACGGATTATTCTTCAATTCCCTATGAATTTTCTTTATTAAATAAACCTATGATTTTCTATTCGTATGATCTTGAGGATTATTCGAGGGCAAGAGGTTTCTGGGAAGATTATCATTCAATGGTTCCTGGCCCAGTTGCTTATACAAGTGAAGAAATCATCGAAATTATTCTCAATGAGCCGTACGATATGAATGTTGTCAGCCAATTTGCTCAAGATTGGAATCAGTATTCAAAAGGACAATCCAGTCAGCAGCTAATCCAGGCTATTTATGGGGATGCTGCAGAGAAAGAAAAAGTATTACTTGAACAAAGATAG
- a CDS encoding phenylacetate--CoA ligase family protein codes for MDVIKRLKIFLMEKIRKTNGIHYYKKHKQSQWSSQQQLVSSQFTQLMSLLNHVYDHVPYYSQYMRRIGLKPKDFTSLEDLSKLPIVDKGEIKLHKKEMVTNNIETYDASEKRTGGSTGEPLTFFVPKLSHSLMWANLWRGWSVTGYQPGDKIAVLAGGSLLSGFDVKRKLYYFLNNWIPFSSYNMSENTMSSYIRKLKKGKVKFLYGYSSSTYELANFIIKRGETIQLDGVITTSEVLLPHYRNAIEKAFQCKVFDQYGANDGGVTAFECEQHQGLHIGMERCYVEIVDEEGNPVPEGVEGRILLTDLSNYAMPFIRYEVGDYGAIITKPCSCGRGLIRFTHIKGRQQEFIYSAGKRKVHGGFFSTTFRQYDAVEQFQVIQDKAGEVRIKLKLSDLDFEQSIERVRQNILEQAELNKVYIEITDNFEKTKGGKHKFVVNNVSELEGEYLQ; via the coding sequence ATGGATGTGATCAAAAGGTTGAAGATTTTTCTAATGGAAAAGATAAGAAAAACAAATGGGATTCATTATTATAAAAAGCATAAACAAAGCCAGTGGAGCAGCCAACAACAATTGGTATCTTCTCAATTCACTCAATTAATGAGTTTATTAAATCACGTTTATGACCATGTTCCATATTATAGCCAATATATGAGAAGAATAGGCCTTAAACCCAAGGATTTCACCTCTTTAGAAGATTTAAGTAAATTACCGATTGTAGATAAAGGAGAAATCAAACTTCATAAAAAAGAGATGGTAACAAATAATATAGAGACCTATGACGCGTCGGAAAAGCGGACAGGCGGTTCTACAGGAGAACCGTTAACATTCTTCGTACCCAAATTATCTCACTCCTTAATGTGGGCGAATCTTTGGCGGGGGTGGAGCGTTACAGGTTACCAACCAGGCGACAAAATCGCTGTATTAGCTGGAGGGTCATTATTATCAGGATTTGATGTGAAGCGGAAATTGTATTATTTCCTGAATAACTGGATTCCATTCTCATCCTATAACATGTCGGAGAACACGATGAGTTCCTACATAAGGAAACTGAAAAAGGGGAAAGTGAAGTTTCTTTATGGCTATTCATCGTCTACGTATGAATTAGCAAACTTCATAATAAAAAGAGGAGAAACCATTCAGCTAGATGGCGTAATCACTACATCAGAAGTGCTATTGCCTCATTACCGGAATGCAATAGAAAAGGCTTTCCAGTGTAAGGTCTTTGATCAATATGGGGCAAATGATGGCGGAGTGACAGCATTTGAATGTGAGCAACATCAAGGGTTACACATTGGAATGGAACGCTGCTATGTAGAAATCGTTGATGAAGAAGGAAACCCTGTTCCAGAAGGTGTGGAAGGCAGAATCCTGCTGACAGATCTTTCTAACTATGCGATGCCATTTATTCGATATGAAGTAGGAGACTATGGTGCTATCATTACAAAACCATGCTCTTGTGGAAGAGGTTTAATACGATTTACACATATTAAAGGCAGACAGCAGGAATTCATTTACTCAGCAGGCAAACGAAAAGTACATGGAGGATTTTTTTCAACGACTTTCAGACAATATGATGCTGTTGAGCAATTCCAGGTGATTCAAGATAAAGCTGGTGAAGTGCGGATTAAACTGAAATTATCAGACCTAGATTTTGAACAAAGTATCGAACGTGTCAGACAAAATATTTTAGAACAGGCCGAGTTAAATAAAGTATATATAGAAATCACAGATAATTTTGAAAAAACCAAGGGTGGAAAGCATAAATTTGTAGTAAACAACGTGTCTGAACTGGAAGGGGAGTATCTGCAATGA
- a CDS encoding O-antigen ligase family protein, whose product MLTMINKEFYTKLLLLFIIIQPVLDILTYFSIRALETSVTIGIIFRVLFMLVSLCFILFGNSSNLKKYVIFYLLAMFVVFGIGLVYNFFAKPIFDPFTELQFLAKTVYFSIMLCSYLLLFTNIDHKNEVSHRILKAISAAMLIVSVTMFIAILTGTSSSTYEWNKFGFKGWFFSGNELGSIVAISFPLVYLYALIKYDQLKKIYYFIPVVMLAAVSILIGTKVGYFAVLGAGIMVFLTYLTYWIIQKIRKYKKPLTSMHLTCSFIFLLLFLLVTPFSPSFSNVSGDVDAINEQSEQTSEEQNKNQSSGDSGEDNSDKNQDQGQQQLMESPILKIILSSRNVYFTEIYNDYMDASPMQKMFGMGYAGNYRESPKLIEMDFFDLFFSYGIIGFLFILVPFIFIVGLFIKLLFQVPGRLLHPENMLILLSIGLGTGIAFLAGHVLYAPAVNIYLAISMVLLMMNMMKMNKDRSEA is encoded by the coding sequence ATGCTCACAATGATCAATAAAGAATTTTATACAAAACTTCTGTTACTCTTCATTATTATCCAGCCTGTCTTGGATATACTTACATACTTTTCAATTAGAGCATTAGAGACTAGTGTGACCATTGGGATCATCTTCAGGGTTTTGTTTATGCTTGTGTCTTTATGCTTTATCTTATTTGGCAATTCAAGCAATCTGAAGAAATATGTCATTTTTTATCTTCTGGCTATGTTCGTTGTATTCGGTATAGGTCTCGTCTATAATTTCTTTGCAAAACCCATCTTTGACCCTTTCACAGAACTTCAGTTTCTTGCTAAAACCGTTTATTTCTCCATTATGCTTTGTTCTTACTTACTGCTCTTTACGAACATCGATCATAAAAATGAAGTAAGTCACCGTATTCTCAAAGCTATATCGGCTGCTATGCTGATTGTGTCTGTGACCATGTTCATTGCTATATTAACGGGTACCTCATCGAGTACTTATGAATGGAATAAGTTCGGGTTTAAAGGCTGGTTTTTTTCCGGTAATGAGCTGGGTTCTATCGTTGCGATCAGTTTTCCATTAGTTTACTTATATGCATTAATTAAATATGATCAATTGAAAAAAATTTACTATTTCATACCTGTGGTAATGCTGGCAGCAGTCTCCATTCTAATTGGAACAAAGGTAGGTTACTTTGCTGTCTTAGGTGCAGGTATCATGGTTTTTCTAACCTACCTAACCTACTGGATTATCCAGAAGATTCGCAAGTACAAAAAACCGCTCACATCTATGCATCTAACCTGTTCCTTTATATTTTTGCTGTTATTCTTACTGGTCACCCCCTTTTCACCGAGCTTTTCCAATGTATCCGGGGATGTTGATGCCATAAATGAACAGTCTGAACAAACTAGTGAGGAACAAAATAAAAATCAATCCTCCGGTGATTCCGGTGAGGATAACTCTGACAAGAATCAGGATCAAGGCCAGCAACAATTGATGGAATCACCTATTTTAAAAATCATCTTGAGCTCTAGAAATGTCTACTTTACGGAGATTTATAATGATTATATGGATGCTTCCCCCATGCAGAAAATGTTCGGGATGGGATATGCCGGGAACTACCGGGAAAGCCCAAAGTTAATTGAAATGGATTTCTTTGATTTATTCTTTTCCTATGGGATTATCGGGTTTCTTTTCATATTAGTCCCTTTTATCTTTATTGTCGGCTTATTTATCAAGCTACTGTTTCAAGTACCTGGACGCTTATTGCATCCCGAGAATATGCTCATCCTTCTTTCCATAGGATTAGGCACAGGCATCGCCTTCTTAGCAGGTCATGTATTGTATGCTCCAGCCGTTAATATTTACTTAGCGATTTCCATGGTGTTATTGATGATGAACATGATGAAAATGAATAAAGACCGTTCTGAAGCTTAA
- a CDS encoding nucleotide sugar dehydrogenase produces the protein MKKSLCVIGLGYIGLPTSVMFALNGHEVHGVDVNPRVVEMINNRQLHIEECGLAGRLTEAVDSKAFKASLEPTEADVFIIAVPSPIKADKTANLDYVRNATDSIVPFLKPGNLVILESTVPPRTVEDVMLPILRKSGLRLGEDLFVSHSPERVIPGKVFQELVGNDRIVGGIDQKSSQMTKELYQSFVRGNIHLTDATTAEMAKVIENTYRDVNIAFANELALISEKIGVNSWEAIRLANYHPRVNIHTPGPGVGGHCIAVDPWFLAEIEPELSNIIQLCRNTNDHMPVFTANKIEELLHENFIGNPKIALFGISFKANIDDQRESPSLKVIEKMVERGMDFTAYDPHIKHNVVMNQTQDMEAALNQADIVVFLTDHDEFKTLDPDLVKDTMRNKLVFDTKNVLDLDKWKNTGFLVKRLGDSKNDRVQVKI, from the coding sequence ATGAAGAAATCATTATGCGTAATAGGGTTAGGTTATATAGGTTTACCAACATCAGTTATGTTTGCCCTAAATGGACACGAAGTTCATGGTGTTGATGTAAATCCTAGAGTAGTGGAGATGATCAATAATAGACAGCTTCATATTGAAGAATGCGGGTTGGCTGGACGATTGACAGAAGCAGTTGATTCCAAGGCATTTAAAGCATCCTTAGAGCCAACCGAAGCTGATGTATTTATCATTGCTGTACCTTCCCCAATCAAAGCAGATAAAACCGCCAACCTGGATTATGTACGTAATGCTACAGATTCTATAGTTCCTTTTCTAAAACCAGGCAACCTTGTCATTTTAGAATCAACTGTGCCACCTCGAACAGTTGAGGATGTAATGCTCCCTATTTTACGTAAATCTGGATTGAGGTTAGGGGAGGACTTGTTCGTTTCTCATTCACCTGAACGTGTTATTCCAGGAAAAGTTTTTCAAGAACTGGTCGGTAATGACCGAATAGTTGGAGGGATTGATCAGAAGTCATCACAAATGACAAAAGAATTGTATCAATCTTTTGTACGGGGAAATATCCATCTGACTGATGCCACAACAGCTGAGATGGCAAAAGTGATTGAAAACACTTATCGTGATGTCAATATCGCATTCGCGAATGAGCTTGCTTTAATAAGTGAAAAAATTGGCGTCAATTCGTGGGAAGCGATTCGATTGGCCAACTACCACCCTCGCGTAAATATCCACACGCCTGGACCAGGTGTAGGCGGACACTGTATAGCCGTTGACCCATGGTTCTTAGCTGAAATCGAACCCGAGCTGTCAAACATTATCCAGCTTTGTAGAAATACAAATGATCATATGCCTGTATTTACAGCTAATAAAATCGAAGAGTTGTTGCATGAAAACTTTATAGGAAACCCAAAAATAGCGTTATTTGGGATATCGTTTAAAGCTAATATTGATGATCAGAGGGAGAGTCCTTCCCTGAAGGTCATTGAAAAAATGGTTGAAAGAGGGATGGACTTTACAGCCTATGATCCCCATATAAAACACAATGTAGTTATGAATCAAACTCAGGATATGGAGGCAGCCTTGAATCAAGCAGACATTGTAGTCTTTTTAACTGACCATGATGAGTTTAAAACACTAGATCCAGATCTGGTAAAGGATACAATGAGGAATAAGCTTGTCTTTGATACGAAGAATGTTCTGGACTTAGACAAATGGAAAAATACAGGGTTCCTTGTAAAAAGGCTGGGAGATTCAAAAAATGACAGAGTTCAGGTGAAAATATGA
- a CDS encoding WecB/TagA/CpsF family glycosyltransferase, with translation MKEKFLGVNVSSHSYEQLKEKVMSDIEQKRQSYIVAINPEKILKAQQDAELRRLLNQATYQIPDGVGVLLASKIKGGNISQRVTGIDMFLTLCEQAALHNKSVFLYGAKPGVADKAKEGLLRRYPNLKIAGVLDGYVKDQDFIKQEINAAKPDILFVALGSPRQEHWIVENMKHLNVRIFQGVGGSFDVLSGKVKRAPAIFQRFGVEWLYRLILEPWRIKRQIKLPMFLFKVWEGRR, from the coding sequence ATGAAGGAGAAGTTTTTAGGGGTTAACGTAAGCAGTCATTCGTATGAACAACTTAAGGAAAAAGTAATGTCGGACATTGAGCAAAAGAGACAATCCTATATTGTAGCGATTAATCCTGAAAAGATTCTTAAGGCACAGCAAGATGCAGAATTGAGACGGTTACTGAATCAAGCAACATACCAGATACCGGACGGTGTAGGTGTGCTGCTAGCTTCAAAAATTAAAGGAGGGAACATTTCGCAGCGCGTAACAGGCATCGATATGTTCCTAACATTATGTGAACAGGCAGCCCTCCATAATAAATCTGTATTTCTTTATGGAGCTAAGCCGGGAGTGGCGGATAAAGCCAAAGAGGGTCTATTGAGAAGATATCCTAACTTAAAAATAGCCGGGGTTCTGGATGGATACGTAAAGGATCAAGATTTCATTAAGCAGGAAATTAATGCAGCTAAGCCAGACATTTTATTTGTGGCCTTAGGAAGTCCACGCCAGGAACACTGGATTGTTGAAAACATGAAACATCTTAATGTACGAATTTTTCAAGGGGTTGGCGGTTCCTTTGATGTATTATCTGGTAAAGTGAAGCGAGCTCCTGCGATTTTTCAACGGTTTGGAGTAGAGTGGTTGTACCGGTTGATTCTTGAACCGTGGAGAATTAAAAGGCAGATTAAACTGCCAATGTTTTTATTCAAAGTTTGGGAAGGCAGGAGATAA
- the murJ gene encoding murein biosynthesis integral membrane protein MurJ — MSKLKKAALWITILALVLKLVGFVRESLIAKEFGANAYTDGFLLAFTFVTLMKTLIKNGFNSVFLPQYVKGMREDNILAQRNANSLLNYSILLLIILTVITYFSTPFIVTTIFGDMPEITETVAIKMTKIFFLFMLVIGLTSILESYLQAVRSFVPNQIVNLLGAIMAPLFILLFADRWGIYSIAYGFLFGLSLGLLIQLWYLYKYDYKWRPTLVLDKKFAKTFCILLIPAILHSSVGHINVFVDKMFAAGTVKGAVTYLNNSSLLMSIPSAIFQTTIVAIIFTLLSEQSDDSNKFKETLYMGYQVGLMTLVPIAIGVLLVAEAAISFIYERGAFTPEDTQNTLDALYMYIPLIVTQGMLMVPVKAMYAQGATKSLLKISSTTVLLNIVLNYVLLIPLGYPGLALASTIVSFYYLVFITLVVYKEYPRSELYRLLTLVIKVCIPTAVMALPILLIQWLTPIQNIYSLYQLLILVPLGVIFYIVGLYLFYREGFQQMLSVIKRSNQKSNG; from the coding sequence ATGTCCAAACTAAAAAAGGCTGCGTTGTGGATCACCATTTTGGCATTAGTCCTAAAATTAGTTGGCTTCGTAAGAGAAAGTCTTATTGCAAAAGAATTTGGAGCTAACGCTTATACGGATGGGTTTTTGCTAGCCTTCACGTTTGTTACGTTAATGAAAACGTTGATTAAAAATGGTTTTAACTCTGTTTTTTTACCGCAGTATGTAAAAGGGATGCGCGAAGATAACATCCTGGCCCAACGCAATGCAAACAGTCTGTTAAATTATTCGATTCTGCTATTGATCATTCTGACGGTAATTACCTATTTCTCAACACCATTTATCGTAACAACGATCTTTGGTGATATGCCGGAAATCACTGAAACCGTAGCAATCAAGATGACTAAAATCTTTTTTCTATTCATGCTCGTTATTGGTCTCACTAGTATTTTGGAATCTTACTTACAAGCTGTACGCAGCTTTGTACCCAACCAGATCGTAAATTTATTAGGTGCGATTATGGCTCCCTTATTTATCTTGTTATTTGCTGATCGATGGGGAATATACAGTATTGCTTATGGGTTTCTGTTTGGGCTTTCGTTAGGCCTGCTTATCCAACTGTGGTACTTATATAAATACGATTACAAGTGGCGTCCTACACTTGTTCTTGATAAAAAGTTCGCGAAAACATTTTGTATTTTGCTTATCCCTGCTATTTTGCACTCCTCAGTGGGGCATATCAACGTATTCGTAGATAAAATGTTTGCTGCTGGAACAGTAAAAGGGGCCGTTACGTATTTAAATAACTCTTCTTTATTAATGAGTATTCCAAGTGCCATCTTCCAAACAACTATTGTTGCGATCATTTTCACTTTACTGTCTGAGCAAAGTGATGATAGTAATAAATTTAAAGAAACATTATATATGGGATATCAAGTAGGCTTAATGACATTAGTCCCGATAGCGATAGGAGTTCTGCTGGTCGCTGAAGCGGCTATTTCATTCATATATGAACGAGGTGCTTTTACGCCTGAGGATACTCAGAACACCCTTGATGCCCTATACATGTACATTCCTCTCATTGTTACACAAGGTATGCTTATGGTACCGGTCAAAGCAATGTACGCACAAGGAGCTACAAAAAGCCTGCTTAAGATCAGTTCAACAACAGTGCTGCTAAATATTGTGTTGAACTATGTGCTCCTGATTCCATTAGGCTATCCGGGGTTAGCACTGGCCAGTACGATTGTTTCATTCTATTATTTAGTATTTATTACGCTGGTTGTTTATAAAGAGTATCCACGCAGTGAGTTATATAGACTGCTTACATTAGTAATAAAAGTCTGTATCCCGACAGCTGTCATGGCGCTTCCGATCCTACTGATTCAATGGTTGACTCCCATACAAAACATTTATTCATTGTATCAATTATTAATCTTAGTTCCTCTTGGTGTGATTTTTTATATTGTCGGTCTATATCTTTTTTACCGGGAAGGGTTTCAGCAGATGTTGTCTGTCATTAAACGAAGTAATCAAAAGAGTAATGGATAA
- the tagD gene encoding glycerol-3-phosphate cytidylyltransferase encodes MKKVITYGTFDLLHWGHINLLKRAADLGDYLIVAISSDEFNAIKNKEAYHSFENRKMILEAIRYVDEVIPEDNWEQKVNDVQDHNIDVFVMGDDWKGKFDHLKDHCEVVYLPRTVGISTSKIKDDLLDVENG; translated from the coding sequence ATGAAGAAGGTAATCACTTATGGAACATTTGATTTGTTGCATTGGGGACATATAAATCTACTGAAGCGAGCTGCAGATCTAGGAGATTACTTGATTGTAGCCATCTCTTCAGACGAATTTAATGCTATTAAAAATAAAGAAGCTTATCACAGTTTTGAAAACCGCAAAATGATCTTAGAAGCCATTCGCTATGTTGATGAGGTCATCCCTGAAGATAATTGGGAGCAAAAAGTAAATGACGTTCAGGATCATAACATCGATGTTTTTGTTATGGGAGATGACTGGAAAGGTAAATTTGATCATTTGAAGGATCACTGTGAGGTTGTTTATCTTCCACGTACTGTAGGGATTTCAACGTCTAAAATTAAAGACGACTTGCTTGATGTGGAAAATGGTTAG
- a CDS encoding 7-cyano-7-deazaguanine synthase translates to MTHNVLWTGGWDSTFRVLSLVIDKNEKVQPYYVLDPVRPSTEMELRTMTAIKEQLERDFPEARKNIYPTVEIKKEDIPLSDDITKEYNKLASSERLGDQYDWLGRYAISRNLDHLELSVHLHDKVQGLIQDDAYKVEDGDDDYYRVKEQPSRPEYRIFHPYRFPLLELSKLDMEKVARENGYHYLMEMTWFCHTPKKNGTPCGLCNPCKYTRNEGLQRRVPDPSKAEEFSYFLFKVKRRLKKII, encoded by the coding sequence ATGACACATAACGTTTTATGGACTGGTGGATGGGATTCTACATTTAGGGTATTGAGCCTGGTCATAGATAAAAATGAAAAAGTACAACCTTATTATGTACTTGATCCAGTAAGGCCTTCAACGGAAATGGAACTTCGGACGATGACAGCCATAAAGGAACAATTAGAAAGAGATTTTCCAGAAGCTCGAAAAAACATCTATCCAACTGTTGAAATAAAAAAAGAGGATATTCCTTTGAGTGATGATATTACGAAAGAATACAACAAGCTTGCTTCATCAGAACGGCTCGGAGACCAATATGATTGGTTAGGAAGATATGCAATTTCTCGGAATCTTGATCATCTTGAATTATCTGTACATTTGCATGATAAGGTGCAAGGGCTGATTCAGGATGATGCTTACAAAGTAGAAGATGGCGATGATGATTATTATCGCGTGAAAGAACAACCTTCCAGACCCGAGTATAGGATCTTTCATCCATACCGTTTTCCATTGCTGGAGCTTTCAAAGCTGGACATGGAAAAGGTCGCAAGAGAAAATGGTTATCACTACTTAATGGAGATGACCTGGTTTTGCCATACACCAAAGAAGAACGGTACTCCATGCGGATTATGTAACCCGTGTAAATACACTAGGAATGAAGGGTTACAAAGAAGGGTGCCTGATCCAAGTAAGGCGGAGGAATTTAGCTACTTTTTGTTTAAAGTAAAAAGAAGACTGAAAAAGATCATATAA